Part of the Vigna angularis cultivar LongXiaoDou No.4 chromosome 1, ASM1680809v1, whole genome shotgun sequence genome, tgtAATTTGACACTCTTTTTATTGAAAtggataaatatttaaatatgatattatgtTTATCAGTTTGAAAAACTCgtgagaaagaaaatataattttaaagtagAGTGATTATGACttttgtataaataataaaataattgaataatagaGGTAGAGGTGAGGTGAAATATTTTGGTGCGGATGAATAATAGTATGTAAATTCTTAATGTCCATGTTCACATGTCCTAAATATGAGAAAGGGAAAATATGACGTTCAGGTCTGagtaaatttaaagtaaaagacaaattgattcaattaatttaaagtaaaatacaaattgattcaattcaaaataaagttGTCCCAAGACATCACAACTTTtggttaaacttaaatttaatcttTAGCAACTTaacatttatattgaaaattttcggacattttatttagtttaaagtTCTAACATTTACATTCAAATTTTCGgacaatttcattttatttaatttgaagttgtatttgaaacaaaattgtacaatttaaccgtatttataatttttaaaatttattttcatttttgtgcGTGCATGTGAATAAACCAAATATGTCtcaataatttatcataatttttgtcatttttttaggATTTGCAATGTTTTATTCTAagaaatttaaactattttcaaatttaataatgataattataatttttctaatcaACTTTAGACAAAACTGATTTACACAATTTCATGGTCTGTGttgaataatttatatgttttgtatttatttaattagataaaactTATCCATATGTCAAACTTGAATAACTTTAGAAATAATGGCTAGAATACTACAACCACAATCTTGAGTGAAATAAGTACTATGACCTTGATTTTCTTCAATAAAATTAGATGTATTAATTTAACTTATGTCCATGGGTCAATCTTAACCATTCTTGAATAAGTTTCCTTTTATAGGACCAATAAATAAAGGGACCAAAACATAACTCAAACTTCCAAAGCTTCCTCAGAGTGGGTCAGAGTCAGGGTAATTTGGTCCTAATATGCTTGAAGCGAGACCAAAGTTCCCCTGAACCATAATTGAAGATGGAATTGCGTTGGTAGGCAAAATTTATAACTCAAAGGTCAAAACAAGCTGAAAAGGGAAAGAAGTCGACATTGGACGACTTAAACCAAAGGTCAAGATAAGTGAACATGAGTTAAAAGTTGAAACATACCGATTTAAGTTGAAGTCGATACGACTCAATTCAGGCTAATAGTCAAGACAAACTAACATAGGCTAAAGGATAAGACAGACTAGACCATACTGAAGGTCGAAAAAACCTATCTCAAGCTAAGGTCGAGATAAACTTGTGGGGTTGAAAATTAAGATTGACGAAATCAAACCCAAGGTTGAAACGAGCTAACAAAGTCACACCAGACCAAAGGTTGAGATTGGTATATCTATACCGTATGTCAATACGGTTCGACTTGAGTCGAAGATTGTGATAAACAAACCTAAGCCGAAAGTCAAGATAAATCATGTCAAAGATTAAGATTGATTGGTCTAGACTAAAGGTCGAGACAAGTCGATCCATACAAAAAATCGAGTAAACCGATCTGaaccaaatatttaataatatatttaaaagaaaatcaatatttttctacatttaaagaaaaacacatcAACTAATCTAACTAacaaaattttttgaaaataaaagagaaaaaattattgGTTCAActtatttcttaataaatagtAACCATTAacattatcaattttaaaaataccctTTTTAACGAGGGAGTTTTTTAAAtctatggattttttttattatggtgAGTCATAAAGAGCCTCTGCAGTGAGTCAAATTgacatgtatatataaaatcatgcactatcacaataattattttttctctcaataACTGCATGCAATAAATTATCTGTTAAATAATCATGCATGATTGTAATGCGAAAATACGTctgtttttatcatttatttatatgtgCCCCGCAAGCAGTTGTATTCAAGTAATGTTATTTGGTGTTACCTGTTTCACTCTATTTTTTATAAACCACTCCAGCACAAAATAAGAAACACTCTCCAAGGTATAAATTTTCACCAGGATACCgagcaaattttttttttaccagcCTTTagaataacaaaaatatgaatataaaatacaaaattttataagcGAAATATTATAGTTAAAAGAAATACGTGAAAGGAATCCAATACATATACAACCAAAAAAAATACCAAATCTAATTTTTTACACAATAATTTAGTgccataaaatattaaaaaaataattattctatttGGCTTATTCTTTATACTTTAAGCTAGATAAAAACTTTATACTGGGCCAAGACATCAGATAACTGAAACTGTATTAAACACTATGATAAATCTATCATTAAACCAAAGAAGCAgcattcaatttatttataaaaatagtattaataatgacattaaaaatattaattcataatagtattaaaaatggaaaagaaaatggtTTTTCCTTTTCAAGTTATCACATTACTTCAAAACATTCATAAATTACTAccacataaatttaaaaacacaacaataataaaattgtaaaatctttaatttaatcACTCGAATCCCATACcattgattttctttcttgtaattcattttattaagtttcgttcaaatttttattgtacttgtttttgttaaataatttatttcttctgTAGCTCTTTTGACAAAGAagtatttaaattaacaaaattttaagcATATGtactttaacattaattaaccCTCTTAGAAAGCTAAGTTGGATAGTACAATACAACCACTGTACATGTACATTACTGAcatttctattatattaaagttaAGTAAAACCACAACATGCCCCACTGACTCAGTACTCATCTAGTTTTTGCTTTTTATACAATTGGGTTTCAATAACTCAAATAACTATGACAAGACTAAATAAAGTAGGCAAAAATTAACTCAAATAACAGACAATACACATAAATTGAACTTTTATATGTGGAGAAGGCTCCACTGGAAAGTTGAAAGAAACTTTAGTTCGGAGAACTAAGATTAGCTAGGGCTTATATggcagaaaaagaaaacactgtACCATCTACTACACTTTTACTTCCTCTTCTTAGCAGGTGGCTGTGGaacctcttcttcctcttcttcatcttcatcttcgtcttcatcttcatcctcttcctcatcctcttcttcatcttcatcttcttcattataTTCATCACCATCTTCGCCATCTTTTCCACCTGCACCATTGGCCTCGGGATCATCCTCGGGCTCAGCCTCTTCATCACTTTCACCTGAGAAATCTTCATCTCCTTCCTCATCATCTTGATCATTTGCGtcgtcatcatcttcttcctcctcctcgtcATCTGACTCGCTGGCATCCTTGTTCACAAGGTAAGTATGTCTTCCCTTGTAGAGATCAGCAAAAGGAAACCTGAGAAGAATCGGCATACATCACTGCAAATGTTTCCAGACATAAAGCATTGTTATATTTTCCAAAGTGTTGCTTAAACTTATTCTCACCTTCCATCTATTGGGGTCAATTCTGGGGTGATGTCAGTCAGCAGAGATCCGGCGGTCTGGGAAACAGACATAATCATTTATACCCACCCACTTCTATATGAAAGCGTGAACTACACTAATGTGTCCCATAAAAATTAACCAAAAGGTAGAACACAAACCAAACTCATGACATAAACAAATCATAACCCGTGGCCTAATTATTGTATGGACTTATATTGTTACAATAAGAAGCTTCATCAGTAGCTTCCCAAGCAAGCAATCATGATGCGAACTGAACTCCGGAGATCACAGTTCCCTACTGAACACCAATCATGGTCGcacaaaacagaaaagaaaatatcCATGTCTATTTTCACGAACAGAATGCAGAATATAAATTTAGCACAATTCAAGgagaagaaatttcaaaacaagAAACCAATGCAGGCACCACTCACATGAAACTCCACATTAGAAAACTGTCCTACTGTTAAAGCATTGTCAATGTTTTGCTAGAACCATTGGTTAATTTCTTGAAGGAAATATCTAGTCAATGTGATGGTTCTATGAAAATCAGGTTCTAAGGTTTCGTTGACCATGTTACACAGACAAAAAGACAAACACAGCACTTAAAGCCAATCAAGCAAAAGAATGACCAATGCAGAAGAAATCAGGTTTAACGTAAAaaagaatcttaatcaaattacaataattcgattgcttttaatttgatctgaagaaataaataaaaaagatgataTTTTAAGCACTCTATTAACAAAAAACAGCATTGGTTTACACGAACAACAAACAAACTATCATTCTTTCGCACctgactaattttttttttattcggAGCACAAATAAACGGACCAACTTCTGTAATCGAACACAACCAGCAGTCTAGCAGCATCAAAGAACAACAATTATGAATAGGGCTCAGCTGCAACCAAATCCACCCCCAATCCGCACAAAAAAGGAAGCAGAGTATTTTACACGCTTTCCCCCCACACgaatgaaaaaaagaattcaCTATCAGCTCCCGTTGACTTTGACTACAACACAGAACGGTAAGATTTCAGGAAAAGAAATCCCTAAATTCCTCCCAAGATAAGAAGTAAAAAGCGAAAAAGGCGTTAAAATTCATGCGAGTAGAAAAAGTTTTGATGAACCgaaaagaaatttgaaagaGCGTGTGAATTATTGAAAGTCTGGAAACACCAATTGTTCACGCCGTTAACGATAATTCCACAACATGGATTGGGCATTttaagagttaaaattaaaaggaGAGGGTACGAAGGGAATACCAGAATGAGAAGGCAAAGGAGAGATTTGGCGGCGACAAGAATTGTGTCCACCACCATGTCCTCCACAACAGAGGCGGTGCGCATGGTCTTCTCCACCGTAATGAGAGAAGATAACTCCTCCATAGTTGTAAGCTAAATATTCAGAAATAAAAAGGAATGAAAACgcaaagagagaagagaggaggaATCTGAAAGAGAGTGAAGAGAATGGAAGAGAGAGATTCGAAGTGGGAAAGAAGGGGTTCGGTCCGGTTAGGATAAACCCTTTTGTCGGTCCAGTTAGGGTTTTTGACAACAACAAATTGCTTATGTCACCCCCAATGTTAATGAATACTTTGGCCAGGGTTTTATCatacaagaaaaaaatctttttatgtatttaatataatatatttgttaaaattccAAACCATTCCCAGGCTGTGAGAAACTGAAATATTAAGAAATCATATAAGAAAACATTAATGGTTAAACAACACGATctttggtaaaaaaataaaaaataattattttgggGGCAGTTGATGTATGCCatccataataaaaaattattgttcatTTGTCTTCTAggtatttaaaaatgattttaatatatggATGGATGGTTAATTACATAAAAGAACCGTAGAGAAACTAATTTTAGATAGTAGTAAAAgtcatttcatttatttaacttttgttgttaaaagtatttatagatataaagatactaaaaatatattgtgatgaattaattaagatataaagaaaaaaaaatggtatagTTTGGTTCGATGCAGAGGAAATGGAGTGACAAACAGAAAGACACCAAGTGGCGTGGCCTGCTATAATGATATCTATGAATAGACTCCTCTCTCTCATCAAATCTCAATTGCTATTGTCTCTTTGATTCCTTTGTATCGTTCAGAGAGGGTCAACAGGGACGGCCATGACCCAAaccctctctttctctctccttcgTTCTTTATCGCCTTCgcagaaaaaccctagaaattaaCCAACCAACCAATCCTCTTTTCTCCATTCCCcgaatttcttttcttaattttcgtTCAATCGCCAACCCCTCCCTCCAAGTCAACGCGGGAACCCCTAAATCAGGTTTCGAAAAGCTCGATCTATGTCATCCGAGATCGAGGTCGTCGAGGAGGTGCAGTCGCGCGATGAGCAATCGCTGACGTCGGGAGGCGCCGATAGCGTGCCGGAGGAGAGCCTTCGGAACGACGTGTACACGGCGGCGGCGTACGGGGATTTGGAGAAGCTGCAGAGATTGGTGGAGCAAGAGGGTTGCCCCGTGACCGAGCCTGATGGGTTGGGTTACTACGCGCTGCAGTGGGCTGCACTCAACAATCGCACTGCCGCTGCTCAGTACATCATTGAGGTTCTTTGATCGGTTTGTTGAATTGCGTTTGCTTACTTTTGCTTCTCGAGCTTGTCCCTTGGTTTTGCCCTTTGTCTGCTCTTGCCTCCCTTGTTTTGACATTTACTTAATTAGTGTTTTTTTACtgcaacaaaagaaaataaaatgtaggATTTAGTTTCTCGTTGTTGTTGTTTAAGGAGGGGTGTAGATGTAGGAAAGAAGATAAtttgatgatgaggatgagtGTCATGCTCTTGGTTTGAATTTGTTAAAGTGGCCTAGCATAGCTCGGTTTGGGTTGTTGATCATGTTTATGCTATGAAATGACTTGGCTTGTTTGTGGTGGAATTGAATGTATGCATTGAAATTTGACTTGTTTTCTCTGTTGATGTGGCGCACGAAATTGAGTTGAGTGGTTGGTTTGTGGTTGGCAGCATGGGGGAGATGTAAATGCAACGGATCATACTGGCCAGACGGCCCTACATTGGAGTGCAGTTCGGGGTGCTATCCAGGCTGCGGAGCTTTTACTTCAGGAGGGTGCTCGAGTGAGTGCTGCCGACATGAATGGTTATCAGGTTAGATTGATCTGAATGTTTTAATCTATATTACAGTGATTGCTGGTGGGGTAAAgcatttaaagtatttttttagcTCTTATACCTGGTTTTCTGCATCTGGTTACATCTGGGAAATTGGTAGTTTAGGGTTCTTGTTTTACTTGAAGCACATGTGTGCAGCTGTAAATGTTGTTTGCTAATTATGATGTACTTGGACTCAGACAACCCATGTTGCTGCACAATATGGTCAGACATCTTTCCTTTACCACGTTGTTTCAAAATGGAATGCTGATCCCGATGTCCCTGATAATGATGGAAGAAGCCCCTTGCATTGGTAATAAAAGATCTGCCGTTCAACCTTTCTTTCTATTGAAATGGATGTTCTCGCTTTTCTATTTTTCCTCATTTCTCTGTAGTCAGGCGGCCAACCCGATAACTGATGCTCTGACAAATTATTTGTTGAGTATGTGTCCTTTGACACTATTATTACTGATTTATGATGCCTTCTTTTCTTCAAGCAAACTGCAAATGTTGTGGTTTGGTTATTTTCAAAGTAGATCATAAACCTAAAAGGGTATTTGGCATATTTGACTCAGAATACTATGTAGGGAGCATTAGCCCAAGTTGAAAACCCTTTTTAGCCTAGAGGGTCTTAATTAATTGTCTAATACGTGAATGGTTGTTATGAACATCGTGAAATTTCTCTCGGCACATTTTCCATGTAATATTACCCAGCATGAAGGATTATTTTGGAATTAAAAGGCCAGGAGACATGTGGAATACTTCATTTATATTACATATGTAGCCATGTTCTTTATATTAATACTTGGAATTCTCTCAATAATACATTGGTCATATCTTCACCCAATTTGACTCATTTCTTTTGTATCTCCGGATAGAAAGTTGCGCCATGTTTTCCTCAGAAGTTTATTGTACAGTGTTACCAAATTAGTTTCCTATGTGCTATTTACTGGGTTGCCTATTTGTATTTTCCcttctaaataaattttgaatggttctgcttcagtgaaatttttatataattcttcaGTATTTGCATATTTGTATTTTTCcttctaaataaattttgaatggttctgcttctgtgaattttttatataattcttcaGTATTTTTGTGCTATACTTTATGCTTCCTTTCTCACTTGAATTTTAGGGCTGCTTACAAAGGGTTTGCCGATTGTATACGTCTCTTGTTATTTCTTGATGCACATAGGGGACGTCAAGATAAAGAGGGTATGTTTCAATGCACTATCCTGAATTCCTTTATTTCTCCTCAAACTAATCCTTCATTAAATGATGaattcatctttttattttcaaagcataattatattttttatatttttatattataaggTTGCACTCCTCTTCATTGGGCTGCTATTAGGGGGAACTTGGAGGCCTGTACTGTGTTAGTGCAGGCTGGCAAGAAGGAAGATCTGATGGTGGCTGATAATACAGGCCTCACACCAGCACAACTTGCTTCTGATAAGAATCACAGACAAGTTGCTTTTTTCCTTGTAGGTGTTTTATAATCAACAGAGTTTGATTTGATCACTAGTTTGCTTTCCATCTCTTTACTATATTCCCATCTATTGTAATTTGAGAATTGGACTGGTTGTGGCTTATTTTCCTGAAAAGCATCTGTGTTTATTGAATTTATAGGATGGGCGCTTGAGTGGACTGTGTATGTTCATATATTAACCATTATGGATATCCTGTAGGGAAATGCCCGAAGGTTGCTTGACAAACGTTGTGATGGGAACAGCCGCCTTGGAAGAATTTCCAAATTAGGACTTGCGCCCATCCTTTGGTGCATAATTTTTGTGCTCTTGGTTACTTATATTCATTCGGTCATCTTGGGTATCTATCTTGGCTTCCACATATGGAATCAATTTTGTCTGCATATGAGCACTTGCATGCATAATTATTCCTTTATTTTGATGGATGTCTCACTATCATTTGTATCTTACTTTTTCCTGTAGCGACAAAAATGCCAAAGCTTACAGCTGCAGCTGGTCTTCTTGCATGGTTTGGAGTTTTGCTTGCAACTGTTGGTTTGGTTATGTTTTACAAATGTAGCAGGTAAGTGATGTGCTCTTAAATTTTACAACTTCACGAGAATACCTTCGATGTgattaaatacaagaaaaagaTCTTTCTTCAAGAGACTTCTAGGATTTTCTTCCTGCTGTTATATCAAATCTCTATTTAATTGGATAAGGATTATTGGTGGTTTGATCGTGCAACTCATATTCTTTagcaatatataaatttttgcAATGTGTTGTTCAATTGCTCTGATGGTTCCAATCCTCTTTTCTACACAAATTGTTTAGAGGAAAAGTAAAGGGTAatttaagtgaaaaaccatTGGAGTTGAGTGGGATGTATGACAAGAGGAGTGTTTCAGGTGTTGTGATATTTGGTTCAAGTTCAATTATAAGACCCTCAATGTCATATAATATTGGGTGGGTGGTAACAGGACAacagcagaaaaaaaaaatcattgtgGTAGAGATCATAATGTTGCATTGAGTGAGTGACATACTTGATAATATATGATTGGGAATGAATAAAATCTTGCCTTTGGGTGGTTTTGATATATGCGGAGTAGACTAGTAGCTCCCTATTAAGGAAAATAGAGCATGGGTTGGATGTATGGTAGTCCTGATGCTAGAGCAGAATGAGATCAAGAATTATATGTCAGTAGTTTGTCTATACACTGTAGACTTGATTTACATAATAACATTTTGGCATTGTTTGAACCATGTTGCAGACCCTGGCTTCTGAGAAAAGGCTAGGGTTCTGTTACCAGAATCCAGATTAATAAAGACTATTTCGTGTGTTATTTTATGGTACAATCAAGTCTAGTCTAAGAATCTCTTTCCTTGCTACCGTAGGATAGCTAGGTAATACAGTCATGGGTTCTCACAAGTATGACTGTAACCTGTATGTTTACCATAATTCCATTCAGTGATGCCAACTTCTGGGTGTATATCCTGAGTAGCTTCTCTTTGAATGCAAATTTAGTTTTACTCAATCCTATAAAATCAACTAGTAAGATGAGATTTATTCccacatatatattataatttgaccatTTAGTCGATATAAGATTCTCAACAACACACACTTCACACCGATAACTGAACATGTTAAGCTTGAAATTAGATATTGTGGGTGGTGTTAGACTTTCTATACCATCTTGGAAAGTGAGGTCTGTCCTTgcttatatattgtaatttgaCTATATCTCTAATAAGTGTGGGATCTTTAATGTACACCCTCACTTAAGAATTGGACATCTCAAGCATGGGACTAGATCTTTGTAAGTGGTCTGGTAGTGGTGCTTTAGTGAGGGCAAAATTAGTCCAATAAACCTTTCTAGGTTATGATCTAATACCATCTTAGTTAATGGATTTAGGTCCAACACA contains:
- the LOC108319613 gene encoding uncharacterized protein LOC108319613 isoform X1 translates to MEELSSLITVEKTMRTASVVEDMVVDTILVAAKSLLCLLILTAGSLLTDITPELTPIDGRFPFADLYKGRHTYLVNKDASESDDEEEEEDDDDANDQDDEEGDEDFSGESDEEAEPEDDPEANGAGGKDGEDGDEYNEEDEDEEEDEEEDEDEDEDEDEEEEEEVPQPPAKKRK
- the LOC108319613 gene encoding uncharacterized protein LOC108319613 isoform X2, with the protein product MLLDCWLCSITEVGPFICAPNKKKISQTAGSLLTDITPELTPIDGRFPFADLYKGRHTYLVNKDASESDDEEEEEDDDDANDQDDEEGDEDFSGESDEEAEPEDDPEANGAGGKDGEDGDEYNEEDEDEEEDEEEDEDEDEDEDEEEEEEVPQPPAKKRK
- the LOC108346604 gene encoding protein S-acyltransferase 24 isoform X1, with translation MSSEIEVVEEVQSRDEQSLTSGGADSVPEESLRNDVYTAAAYGDLEKLQRLVEQEGCPVTEPDGLGYYALQWAALNNRTAAAQYIIEHGGDVNATDHTGQTALHWSAVRGAIQAAELLLQEGARVSAADMNGYQTTHVAAQYGQTSFLYHVVSKWNADPDVPDNDGRSPLHWAAYKGFADCIRLLLFLDAHRGRQDKEGCTPLHWAAIRGNLEACTVLVQAGKKEDLMVADNTGLTPAQLASDKNHRQVAFFLGNARRLLDKRCDGNSRLGRISKLGLAPILWCIIFVLLVTYIHSVILATKMPKLTAAAGLLAWFGVLLATVGLVMFYKCSSKDPGYIRMNMRDTQDTKDDEPLLKIEINNPALLAGNWSQLCATCKIVRPLRAKHCSTCDRCVEQFDHHCPWVSNCIGKKNKWDFFAFLILEVSAMLVTGGVCLTRVLTDPLAPHSFGSWIQHVGKNHTGAISFLIADFFLFFGVFALTVVQASQISRNITTNEMANAMRYSYLRGPGGRFRNPYDHGIKKNCSDFLINGYNEDVECIEEIGQSEEGTGMMNIARNSNLTNGDSHTRGEYARGHGNGQYVINVNSNSTNSKTHNGHVHSSHCSHNNHGKTRNDNAPLGLGLGLGRNSRSVTTPSS